In Vibrio pomeroyi, the genomic window CTATAAATGGGTATTCGTTCTGTTGGGCTCATTGTCAGATTTTGACCGTACACGGGGTATTGTGGATTTCCACATACCCAGATTAAAGTTGATCTAGAACAAATGCGGTTTTAGCAATCTAGCTGTTATGCTTTGTTTCAGAGGATTATTTAAGGCGACCTAAAGCATAAGTTAAGCGTGGAGCATGTCGCTAACCTAAAATGAAGCCAGAATAAATTGGATAAACAGTCCGTTTGGAGAAAGAGATTTCAGTGACCGTTCGAAAACTAATGACCGTTGTCAGCCTTTGTTGGTTGAGTCTAACTGCAGGTGTGTGTGTCGCTGCTCAATCTGAACAAGCGATAGTAGCTTCAAGCACAAGCACAAGCACAAGCACAAACCAAAACACAGATGAACCCGACCAAATTATCGAGGTTGGTGTGTTGTCGACTCGAGGTAAGCTTTCGGCGCAACAACGTTGGCAGCCAACAATGGATTGGTTGTCTGAACGCATTCCGGGTAAGCACTTTGTTCTCAAGCCTTTTAATTTGGAAGAGATGGCGGAAGCAGTAAAAGATGTCGCGGTCGATTTTGTTGTCACCAATCCCGGCCAAGCAGTTCGTTTAGGACGTCAATACGCGCTCTCTTGGATGGCGACCATGACCAGTCACAATTACGACGATCAAGGTGTTAGCAGCACGCGCAGTATCGGTTCTGCATTAGTGGTCAGAAGAATGTCACCGTATATCTCGTTTGAACAACTGAGTGGAAAGCCAATTGCAGCTGTCTCTGAAAATGCGTTTGGCGGCTACCTGACTATGCGCTACCAAGTCATGCAAGAAGGGCTCAATCCTAATCACTTTTTCTCTAATACTCAGTTCTTGGGTTTCCCGATTGACGCCAGTTTGTACCAATTGCGAGAAGGACACATTGAGGCGGCAGTCGTCCCCGCTTGTTTGGTTGAAAATATGATTAGCGAAGGTTTGCTGGTGGCTGGGCAATATCGAATCATCGGTAATCAAGCGCCTGAAGGCTTCCGGTGCCAAGTGTCTACACCTCTGTATTCCAACTGGTCGTTTGCCAAAACAGAACGAGCCTCTTCGGCACTGGCTAAACAAATGAGTCAGGTGTTGTTTTCAATGCCAAAGAGCAGTGCACCAGCCATTGCAGCGAACGCCTCGGGTTGGACATCACCAACCAGCCTGCTTTCCATCGACAAGCTGTATCAGCAGCTCGACATGCACCCACTGCAACAGCCATGGTGGAAGGAAGCGTTAATCTGGCTTAAGTTCAACCAACAATGGGCATGGGCATTCTTCATTCTGGTGGTGTTACTGAATGCTTACCACTTCTGGTTAGAGTACAAATTCAGCCGCAGTAAAAAGCAGTTGGAAGCCACGTTACACAAGCTAAAAAGTAAGAGCGAGCAGCTAGAACACTCTCAACGAATCGCGGTGGTTGGTGAGTTAGGAAGCAGTTTAGCGCATGAGATCAATCAGCCCTTGGCAGCGATTCGTAACTACAGCGAAGGCGGTTTATTACGGATTTCGAAGAACAAACCATTGACCGATATTGAACCTGTTTTTGAGAAGATTCAGTCGCAAGTGGATAGGGCAGACGCGATCATTCAACGCTTAAGAAACATGATAAAGAAACGCTCATCTGAGAAGTCGCAGACTGACATCGAACAGTTACTTACCGACACCATTGAGTTACTGCAATTCCGATTACAGAAACACAAGATAACCATTGAGCGCCACGCCGTAGGTAAGCCTATTGAGCTGTATGTTGATTCGGTGGGGCTACAACAAGTGATTGTAAACCTGATAAACAATGCGACCGACGCATGTAATGCACAACAGCACCGCCAACAAAGCGCTACGTCTGATATTGATAATAAAAACAGTGAACCCGCGACAATTAAAGTGATTACCGAGTATCAACCGGATAAAATGATGTTGTCGGTAATCGATAACGGTACGGGCTTAGATTTTACTGAGCAGCAGGTCACTCAAGCCTTTGTGAGTAGCAAAGAAAACGGTTTGGGGTTAGGGCTTGCAATCTGCCAAGACGTGATTGAAGACCACAGCGGTCAAATGACCATTAAGTCACTGACTCCTCATGGTTGTCACGTTGCAGTGACGTTACCTTTTTCTCTTTCAAATGATTCATAAGGAATCTTGCTATGCCTGAACTTCATCAAACGTTGCCGGTTTATGTGGTTGATGACGATGAGTCGATGCGTGACTCACTGGTGTTCTTATTGGAAGAGCATGATTTCACGGTGTCAGCCTATGAAGATGGACCAAGCTTTTTAGGCTCTGTGGATCTCACAAAGCCGGGCTGTGTAGTGCTAGACAGCAGAATGCCAGAGATGAGAGGGCAACAAGTTCACGAGTTGATGGTGAAAGCACAGAGCCCGCTGTCGGTTATCTATCTGACAGGGCATGGCGATGTGCCAATGGCGGTAGAAGCCTTGCAAGCAGGCGCGGTAAACTTCTTCCAAAAGCCAGTGAAAGGGGGTGAATTGGCCGAAGCAATCAAGCAAGGTTTGGAGGCTTCTGAAAAGCA contains:
- a CDS encoding sensor histidine kinase; the encoded protein is MTVRKLMTVVSLCWLSLTAGVCVAAQSEQAIVASSTSTSTSTNQNTDEPDQIIEVGVLSTRGKLSAQQRWQPTMDWLSERIPGKHFVLKPFNLEEMAEAVKDVAVDFVVTNPGQAVRLGRQYALSWMATMTSHNYDDQGVSSTRSIGSALVVRRMSPYISFEQLSGKPIAAVSENAFGGYLTMRYQVMQEGLNPNHFFSNTQFLGFPIDASLYQLREGHIEAAVVPACLVENMISEGLLVAGQYRIIGNQAPEGFRCQVSTPLYSNWSFAKTERASSALAKQMSQVLFSMPKSSAPAIAANASGWTSPTSLLSIDKLYQQLDMHPLQQPWWKEALIWLKFNQQWAWAFFILVVLLNAYHFWLEYKFSRSKKQLEATLHKLKSKSEQLEHSQRIAVVGELGSSLAHEINQPLAAIRNYSEGGLLRISKNKPLTDIEPVFEKIQSQVDRADAIIQRLRNMIKKRSSEKSQTDIEQLLTDTIELLQFRLQKHKITIERHAVGKPIELYVDSVGLQQVIVNLINNATDACNAQQHRQQSATSDIDNKNSEPATIKVITEYQPDKMMLSVIDNGTGLDFTEQQVTQAFVSSKENGLGLGLAICQDVIEDHSGQMTIKSLTPHGCHVAVTLPFSLSNDS
- a CDS encoding response regulator transcription factor; the protein is MPELHQTLPVYVVDDDESMRDSLVFLLEEHDFTVSAYEDGPSFLGSVDLTKPGCVVLDSRMPEMRGQQVHELMVKAQSPLSVIYLTGHGDVPMAVEALQAGAVNFFQKPVKGGELAEAIKQGLEASEKHLHMNAYRQAYASLTEREIDILKQIIDGKRNQKIADELCIAMRTVEVHRASLMKKFSAKTVAELAYIYGQLT